ATAGGGACCGAACTGTCTCACGACGTTCTGAACCCAGCTCGCGTACCGCTTTAATGGGCGAACAGCCCAACCCTTGGGACCGACTACAGCCCCAGGATGCGATGAGCCGACATCGAGGTGCCAAACCTCCCCGTCGATGTGGACTCTTGGGGGAGATAAGCCTGTTATCCCCGGGGTAGCTTTTATCCGTTGAGCGATGGCCCTTCCATGCGGAACCACCGGATCACTAAGCCCGACTTTCGTCCCTGCTCGACTTGTAGGTCTCGCAGTCAAGCTCCCTTGTGCCTTTACACTCTACGAATGATTTCCAACCATTCTGAGGGAACCTTTGGGCGCCTCCGTTACTTTTTAGGAGGCGACCGCCCCAGTCAAACTGCCCACCTGACACTGTCTCCCACCCCGATAAGGGGTGCGGGTTAGAATGTCAATACAGCCAGGGTAGTATCCCACCAATGCCTCCACCGAAGCTGGCGCTCCGGCTTCCAAGGCTCCTACCTATCCTGTACAAGCTGTACCAAAATTCAATATCAGGCTACAGTAAAGCTCCACGGGGTCTTTCCGTCCTGTCGCGGGTAACCTGCATCTTCACAGGTACTATAATTTCACCGAGTCTCTCGTTGAGACAGTGCCCAGATCGTTACACCTTTCGTGCGGGTCGGAACTTACCCGACAAGGAATTTCGCTACCTTAGGACCGTTATAGTTACGGCCGCCGTTTACTGGGGCTTCAATTCAGAGCTTCGCGCGAACGCTAACCCCTCCTCTTAACCTTCCAGCACCGGGCAGGTGTCAGCCCCTATACTTCGCCTTACGGCTTCGCAGAGACCTGTGTTTTTGCTAAACAGTCGCCTGGGCCTATTCACTGCGGCTCTCTCGGGCTTGCACCCAAAAGAGCACCCCTTCTCCCGAAGTTACGGGGTCATTTTGCCGAGTTCCTTAACGAGAGTTCTCTCGCTCACCTTAGGATTCTCTCCTCGCCTACCTGTGTCGGTTTGCGGTACGGGCACCTTGAATCTCGCTAGAGGCTTTTCTTGGCAGTGTGGAATCAGGAACTTCGGTACTATATTTCCCTCGCCGTCACAGCTCCGCCTTCACGGTAATGGGATTTGCCTCATTACCAGCCTAACTGCTTGGACGTGCTAATCCAACAGCACGCTTACCCTATCCTCCTGCGTCCCCCCATCGCTCAAACGATTCATAAGGTGGTACAGGAATATCAACCTGTTGTCCATCGCCTACGCTCTTCAGCCTCGGCTTAGGTCCCGACTAACCCTGAGTGGACGAGCCTTCCTCAGGAAACCTTAGGCATTCGGTGGATGAGATTCTCACTCATCTTTCGCTACTCATACCGGCATTCTCACTTCTAAGCGCTCCACCAGTCCTTACGGTCTAGCTTCAACGCCCTTAGAACGCTCTCCTACCACTGACATCGTAGATGTCAATCCACAGCTTCGGTGATACGTTTAGCCCCGGTACATTTTCGGCGCAGAGTCACTCGACCAGTGAGCTATTACGCACTCTTTAAATGGTGGCTGCTTCTAAGCCAACATCCTGGTTGTCTAAGCAACTCCACATCCTTTTCCACTTAACGTATACTTTGGGACCTTAGCTGGTGGTCTGGGCTGTTTCCCTCTTGACTACGGATCTTATCACTCGCAGTCTGACTCCCAAGGATAAGTATTTGGCATTCGGAGTTTGTCTGAATTCGGTAACCCGATGGGGGCCCCTAGTCCAAACAGTGCTCTACCTCCAATACTCTTACCTTGAGGCTAGCCCTAAAGCTATTTCGGAGAGAACCAGCTATCTCCAAGTTCGATTGGAATTTCTCCGCTACCCACACCTCATCCCCGCACTTTTCAACGTGCGTGGGTTCGGGCCTCCATCCAGTGTTACCTGGACTTCACCCTGGACATGGGTAGATCACCTGGTTTCGGGTCTACGACCACATACTATTACGCCCTATTCAGACTCGCTTTCGCTGCGGCTCCGTCTCTTCAACTTAACCTCGCATGTAATCGTAACTCGCCGGTTCATTCTACAAAAGGCACGCTATCACCCATTAATGGGCTCTAACTACTTGTAGGCACACGGTTTCAGGATCTATTTCACTCCCCTTCCGGGGTGCTTTTCACCTTTCCCTCACGGTACTGGTTCACTATCGGTCACTAGGGAGTATTTAGCCTTGGGAGATGGTCCTCCCTGCTTCCGACGGGATTTCACGTGTCCCGCCGTACTCAGGATCCACTCAGGAGGGAACGAAGTTTCGACTACAGGGTTTTTACCTTCTATGACTGGCCTTTCCAGACCTATTCATCTACCCCGTTCCTTTGTAACTCCATGTAGAGTGTCCTACAACCCCAAGAGGCAAGCCTCTTGGTTTGGGCTAATCCCGTTTCGCTCGCCGCTACTCAGGGAATCGCGTTTGCTTTCTCTTCCTCCGGGTACTTAGATGTTTCAGTTCCCCGGGTCTGCCTTCTGTTACTCTATGTATTCAAGTAACGATACTATCCCATTACGGATAGTGGGTTCCCCCATTCGGAAATCTCCGGATCAAAGCTTACTTACAGCTCCCCGAAGCATATCGGTGTTAGTACCGTCCTTCATCGGCTCCTAGTGCCAAGGCATCCACCGTGCGCCCTTTCTAACTTAACTTATTCGGCTAAAGATAAACTTCGCATCTCTTCGTCAGCTCCCTCACTCCGCTCCTCACGTACTGTCGTACGCTCCGGTGCTCGTTTAGTCGCTTCCTCGACCTGCTCGTTTCTCTTTACCCTAAAATTCTACTAATAATAGAGAATCTAAGATGGCGATTACTCGGTTTCTTTCTTGGTTCTTACTATTCATAATCTAGTTTTCAAGGAACAAATTCGGCTAATGATGTTAATCATTACCCTGATGTTTTGAGGAATTGCTCCCTCAAAACTGAACAACAAAATCATCAACAATCTGTGAATGGAACGAATTCCATTTTTCCTTAGAAAGGAGGTGATCCAGCCGCACCTTCCGATACGGCTACCTTGTTACGACTTCACCCCAATCATCTATCCCACCTTAGGCGGCTGGCTCCTAAAAGGTTACCCCACCGACTTCGGGTGTTACAAACTCTCGTGGTGTGACGGGCGGTGTGTACAAGGCCCGGGAACGTATTCACCGCGGCATGCTGATCCGCGATTACTAGCGATTCCAGCTTCATGTAGGCGAGTTGCAGCCTACAATCCGAACTGAGAATGGTTTTATGGGATTGGCTCGACCTCGCGGTTTTGCTGCCCTTTGTACCATCCATTGTAGCACGTGTGTAGCCCAGGTCATAAGGGGCATGATGATTTGACGTCATCCCCACCTTCCTCCGGTTTGTCACCGGCAGTCACCTTAGAGTGCCCAACTAAATGCTGGCAACTAAGATCAAGGGTTGCGCTCGTTGCGGGACTTAACCCAACATCTCACGACACGAGCTGACGACAACCATGCACCACCTGTCATCCTGTCCCCCGAAGGGGAACGTCCTATCTCTAGGATTGTCAGGAGATGTCAAGACCTGGTAAGGTTCTTCGCGTTGCTTCGAATTAAACCACATGCTCCACCGCTTGTGCGGGCCCCCGTCAATTCCTTTGAGTTTCAGCCTTGCGGCCGTACTCCCCAGGCGGAGTGCTTAATGCGTTTGCTGCAGCACTAAAGGGCGGAAACCCTCTAACACTTAGCACTCATCGTTTACGGCGTGGACTACCAGGGTATCTAATCCTGTTTGCTCCCCACGCTTTCGCGCCTCAGCGTCAGTTACAGACCAAAGAGTCGCCTTCGCCACTGGTGTTCCTCCACATCTCTACGCATTTCACCGCTACACGTGGAATTCCACTCTTCTCTTCTGCACTCAAGTCCCCCAGTTTCCAATGACCCTCCACGGTTGAGCCGTGGGCTTTCACATCAGACTTAAAGGACCGCCTGCGCGCGCTTTACGCCCAATAATTCCGGACAACGCTTGCCACCTACGTATTACCGCGGCTGCTGGCACGTAGTTAGCCGTGGCTTTCTGGTTAGGTACCGTCAAGGTACGAGCAGTTACTCTCGTACTTGTTCTTCCCTAACAACAGAGTTTTACGATCCGAAAACCTTCATCACTCACGCGGCGTTGCTCCGTCAGACTTTCGTCCATTGCGGAAGATTCCCTACTGCTGCCTCCCGTAGGAGTCTGGGCCGTGTCTCAGTCCCAGTGTGGCCGATCACCCTCTCAGGTCGGCTACGCATCGTCGCCTTGGTGAGCCGTTACCTCACCAACTAGCTAATGCGCCGCGGGCCCATCTGTAAGTGACAGCGTAAACCGTCTTTCAGCTTTTCTACATGAGTAGAAAAGGATTATCCGGTATTAGCTCCGGTTTCCCGAAGTTATCCCAGTCTTACAGGCAGGTTGCCCACGTGTTACTCACCCGTCCGCCGCTAACTTAAAAAGCAAGCTTTTTAAGTCCGCTCGACTTGCATGTATTAGGCACGCCGCCAGCGTTCGTCCTGAGCCAGGATCAAACTCTCCGATAAAGAGTAAGATTAGCTCATTTGCTAAACTCTAGCTTTTTGTTGCTTTGTTTTCATCTTTATAACGCAAGTTATAAAAACGATTATTGTTGACGTTTTGTTTGTTCAGTTTTCAAAGAGCAATCTGTTTCATTTAATCGCTTGCTTCAGAAGCGACTTTATCAATTTACCATGAAAGCAATCTTAATGTCAACAACTTTTTAGAACTTTTTTATTTCATCTAAAATCCCTTGTTGAGGACGAGAAATAATATACCATGTATATTTTTAATTAGCAATACATTTTTTAAGTTTTTATTCGTAAGAAAACCAAATTTTATCCCAGGCTCTAGTTCCTTCCTATATCTTAAAATAAACACACCATTTGTTCAGTTATTTTTAATAATAAGAAATACTAATTAAAAAATGCCGATATAATGATTGCAAAAACAGGTTACATATATGAAGATAAAGAAAATTATCCTCCGTCTCCATTACATATGATAATCGGAAACCTCATGTTTTCAACCTCTTAATAATGGTTATATACGCTACAAAATAGAGAGAAAGGAAAATCCACTAAAAAACTTAAGTATCAATTGTGTTTTATTGATAAAAAATACAAGCGGACTAAAAACATAAATAAAAGAGCTTTAAGCCACATAATTATATAACAACCAGATTACAGGAGGTATTATGCTTATCGACATCGACTTCTTAGTTAAATTAGGGATTTCAACAGGACTTGGCTTGATTATCGGTTTAGAAAGAGAAATAAAAAGGAAGCCTGTTGGCTTAAAGACAAGTCTTGTTATCAGTATTGTGAGCTGCCTGCTCACTATTGTTTCTATAGAGGCAGCATATAAGTTTCCCGGGAGCGAGTTTGTAAATATTACAATGGACCCCCTTCGCCTTCCTGCACAAATTGTTTCCGGCATCGGCTTTTTAGGAGCTGGGGTAATATTGAGAAGAGGGAATGACAGTATCTCCGGGCTGACGACAGCAGCACTAATTTGGGGTGCCGGTGGAATTGGAATTGCAGTTGGGGCCGGTTATTACATAGAAGCTATCGCAGGTGTAACCCTTTTATTAGTGAGCGTAAAGTTTGTTCCTTTCCTTATGAGCCTTATCGGTCCTAGACAGCTAAGAGAAAAAGAAATAAAAGTTAAGCTCAAAGCAACGGAAAAGGAAGATGTTGCAACTATTATTGCAGCCATAAGAGAATTGAAAGCAGGCATTAAAAACCTGCGCATAAAAGACTTAGAAACCGGTGAACATTCTATCAACTTAATTTTAATAGTTGATCAAAAAAGAGAGTTAACAGAATTCTATAAAGAAATTTCCGGTATTAATGGCGTCAGGGAAATTGAAATAGAAAGCTTAAATTGATTATATTGACCAAATGGGTGGAGAGGTATCTCCATCCATTTATTGTTTTTTAGTTTAGTTATTGCAATATTTCTGAAAATATGTATAATATAATTTATCATCAACCAAACGGGGGCTTAGCTCAGCTGGGAGAGCGCTTGCATGGCATGCAAGAGGTCGTCGGTTCGATCCCGATAGTCTCCACCAACATACATAAATTCAGAAGACATTTGTCATCAATGGCAAATGTCTTTTTTACGTTCTTTTCCCTCTCATTTTAAATCGATATATTTTTCTTCCAAACCTTTCCTTGTATAATATTTTTATATCGAAAAATTCTAAAAAATACAGTGTAAAAAAAAATTATATTTTGTCGGATTTTATGGATTATTTGTCGCACATTCTGTATAATCATGCTTATTGAATTTTTTCAATAAGTTAAAGGAGGTTTTTCATTTTGGGTAAAGCATTAATTATTGGTGCTGGCGGTGTAGCAAGTGTTGTTGCACATAAATGCTGTCAAGTACCTGATGTATTCGAAGAGATTTGTATTGCAAGCAGAACACTTTCAAAATGTGAAGCGCTTAAAAATAAATTAGACGGCGGCAAAACGAAGGTTTCTATTGCCCAAGTCGATGCAGATAAAACAGAAGAAGTAATTGAGTTGATCAACAGCTTCAAGCCAGATGTAGTTATTAACGTGGCATTGCCATACCAAGACTTAACAATCATGGATGCATGTCTTGCAACTGGTGTTCACTACCTTGATACAGCTAACTATGAGCCGCCAGAAACAGCTAAGTTTGAGTATAAATGGCAGTGGGATTATAAGCAAAAATTCGAAGAAGCTGGACTAACAGCACTATTAGGCAGCGGTTTTGATCCAGGTGTTACTGGTGTATTTACTGCTTATGCACAAAAACATCATTTCGATGAAATCCACTATATCGATATCGTGGATGCTAATGGTGGAGATCATGGTTATCCGTTCGCGACTAACTTCAACCCTGAAATTAATATTCGCGAAATCACTGCAAACGGCCGCTATTTCGAAAATGGCGAGTGGGTAGAAACTGCACCTCTTTCTGAAAAGAGAGAGTATGACTTGGCAGAAATCGGACCTAAAAACATCTATCTTCTATACCATGAAGAATTAGAGTCTTTAGCTGTAAACATTAAAGGTGTGAAAAGAATCAGATTCTGGATGACATTCTCTGACAATTACTTGAACCACCTAAAAGTTCTTGAAAATGTTGGTATGACATCTATCGAGCCTATTAATTATGAAGGCAAAGAGATCATTCCGTTGCAGTTCTTGAAAGAATTGCTTCCAGATCCTGCTTCACTTGGACCTAGAACTAAAGGTAAAACAAATATTGGCTGCATTATCCAAGGTATTAAAGACGGCAAGCCAAAAACATATTATGTATACAATGTATGTGACCACCAAGAATGTTACAGAGAGGTTGGCTCACAAGCAATTTCATATACAACAGGTGTTCCGGCGATGATCGGTGCTATGCTTATCATTAAAGGACAATGGAAAAAGCCAGGCGTATACAATGTGGAAGAATTCGATCCAGATCCATTCATGGATGCATTGAACAAACACGGATTGCCATGGCAGGAGAACTTCACTCCAACTCTTATAGATTGAGAGGAAAGCAATGAAAAACATTGAATTTGATAA
This DNA window, taken from Niallia sp. Man26, encodes the following:
- a CDS encoding saccharopine dehydrogenase family protein, translating into MGKALIIGAGGVASVVAHKCCQVPDVFEEICIASRTLSKCEALKNKLDGGKTKVSIAQVDADKTEEVIELINSFKPDVVINVALPYQDLTIMDACLATGVHYLDTANYEPPETAKFEYKWQWDYKQKFEEAGLTALLGSGFDPGVTGVFTAYAQKHHFDEIHYIDIVDANGGDHGYPFATNFNPEINIREITANGRYFENGEWVETAPLSEKREYDLAEIGPKNIYLLYHEELESLAVNIKGVKRIRFWMTFSDNYLNHLKVLENVGMTSIEPINYEGKEIIPLQFLKELLPDPASLGPRTKGKTNIGCIIQGIKDGKPKTYYVYNVCDHQECYREVGSQAISYTTGVPAMIGAMLIIKGQWKKPGVYNVEEFDPDPFMDALNKHGLPWQENFTPTLID
- a CDS encoding MgtC/SapB family protein, whose translation is MLIDIDFLVKLGISTGLGLIIGLEREIKRKPVGLKTSLVISIVSCLLTIVSIEAAYKFPGSEFVNITMDPLRLPAQIVSGIGFLGAGVILRRGNDSISGLTTAALIWGAGGIGIAVGAGYYIEAIAGVTLLLVSVKFVPFLMSLIGPRQLREKEIKVKLKATEKEDVATIIAAIRELKAGIKNLRIKDLETGEHSINLILIVDQKRELTEFYKEISGINGVREIEIESLN